The genomic window TACGCCCTTTCAGCCCACCAAACAGATCAGATTTGATGGCGTCCACGCGATCGCCCACGTGTTGGAAAGCCACGTTCTCGCGCGCCAGTGACAAGGCGTCGTCGCTGATATCAACGATATCGACCTGCCAGTGCGGGTTGTACTCGGCGATGGCGATGCCGATGCAGCCGGAACCGGTGCACAGATCCAGCGCGCGCTCGACATGGCGTCCATCCAGCCAGGGCGTGAACCCGGATTCGATCAATTCGGCGATCGGCGAACGCGGCACCAGCGCACGGCGGTCACTCTTGAACTTCAGCCCGGCAAACCAGGTTTCACCCACCAGATAGGCAACTGGCAGACGCTCGTTGATGCGCCGCTCGATCAGGTTGATCACGCGCAAGCGCTCTTCGGCGGTGAGCTTGCCGGCGCCGTAAGCCGGCGGAATGTCCGGCGGCAGGTGCAGGCTGGCCAGCACCAGGTGAGTCGCTTCATCGATCGGGTTGTCGTGGCTGTGGCCGAAGGTCAGCCCGGCAGCGGAGAAGCGGCTGGCACCGTAGCGGATAAAGTCGATGATCGAGGTGAGTTCGGCAGTCACGTAGGCACGGTCCGGCTTAGGGGCTGTGAAGTATAGCGACTGCTCGTCATTAGCCTCACGTTGATTCATGCATTTGCCGCACGTCGCCGGCCCTTCAGGCCGCCTCGCCCCCGCTCGGTCCGTAGTACATCACCCAGGCGCTGAAGTCCTTGCTGAAGTCCTCGAAGTGGTGCGGCGTGCCAGCGGGCACGAACAACAGCTCGCCGGGGCCGAACGGCTGACGGGTGTCTCCGCACACAAAGTAGCCTTTGCCGGAAATCACCATGCACAGCTCGTCGCGACGATGCGGCGTTTGCCGGTCGATGCTGACCGGCTGGAACACCTCCACCTCCAGCGTGCCGTGCCTGAAAATGCCGACCGATGTCTTCCTGGCCTGGTCAAGCGCGGCCAGCGCGATGGCCGGGGTCATTCGTTGTTGCATATTGCCTCCCCGGAGGCGATCTCAGCCCCCATCCGAGAATCGCTTCCTTTTCCTTATACTTGCCTGATGACTTTCAAGGTATTCCTGCAATACATCCTTCCCCATCGGGCGTTGTCACGCGTGGTCTACTGGGCTACACGCTGGACACTTACGCCGTGGAAGAACTTCCTCATCGGCCAGATCGTGCGCCGCTACCAGGTCGACATG from Dyella caseinilytica includes these protein-coding regions:
- a CDS encoding cupin domain-containing protein, with the translated sequence MQQRMTPAIALAALDQARKTSVGIFRHGTLEVEVFQPVSIDRQTPHRRDELCMVISGKGYFVCGDTRQPFGPGELLFVPAGTPHHFEDFSKDFSAWVMYYGPSGGEAA
- the prmB gene encoding 50S ribosomal protein L3 N(5)-glutamine methyltransferase translates to MTAELTSIIDFIRYGASRFSAAGLTFGHSHDNPIDEATHLVLASLHLPPDIPPAYGAGKLTAEERLRVINLIERRINERLPVAYLVGETWFAGLKFKSDRRALVPRSPIAELIESGFTPWLDGRHVERALDLCTGSGCIGIAIAEYNPHWQVDIVDISDDALSLARENVAFQHVGDRVDAIKSDLFGGLKGRKYDLIVSNPPYVTEDEYAALPGEYSHEPKLGLTSGEDGLDICLRILDEAADYLTEDGLLIVEVGESEHALNALLPEVPFVWIEFKVGQMGVFALERRELVEHAAIIRETAAARR